The following are encoded together in the Lactuca sativa cultivar Salinas chromosome 1, Lsat_Salinas_v11, whole genome shotgun sequence genome:
- the LOC111916570 gene encoding major allergen Pru ar 1, giving the protein MGVITYTDEHTSIIPPSRIFKAAILDSHNLMPKLLPDAIKSIKLIKGDGGAGSIKQTNFSGGYVKHQVDEVDENTLTYKYSLIEGMGISDKVEKVSYDIKFEATPDNGTISKMTTTIYTHGDFELKEEELNAEKEKVLGLYKVVEAYLLENPDAYV; this is encoded by the exons ATGGGTGTCATAACATATACTGATGAACACACTTCCATAATCCCTCCATCAAGAATTTTCAAAGCCGCAATCCTCGACTCCCATAATTTAATGCCAAAACTCTTGCCAGATGCCATTAAAAGCATCAAATTAATCAAAGGTGATGGTGGGGCTGGAAGCATCAAGCAGACTAACTTTTCAGGAG GTTATGTGAAACACCAGGTAGATGAAGTTGATGAAAATACATTAacgtataagtatagtttgattgaAGGTATGGGCATATCCGACAAGGTTGAAAAGGTGTCCTATGATATTAAGTTTGAAGCTACACCTGATAATGGAACCATCTCAAAGATGACTACTACTATTTACACCCATGGTGATTTTGAACTCAAGGAAGAAGAACTAAATGCAGAAAAAGAAAAGGTGTTAGGGCTTTACAAGGTTGTGGAAGCTTACCTTCTTGAAAACCCTGATGCATATGTTTGA
- the LOC111916571 gene encoding major allergen Pru ar 1: protein MGVLTYTDEHTSTISPSRIFKASIIDSHILMPKLLSDAIKSVEFIKGDGGAGSIKQINFVGGFVKHEIDEVNEKTFTYKYSLIEGMGISDKIEKVSYDIKFEGSPDNGTIAKMTTTIYTHGDFELKEEELNAGKEKVLGIYKVVEAYLLKNPDAYV, encoded by the exons ATGGGTGTCTTAACATATACCGATGAACACACTTCCACAATCTCTCCATCAAGAATTTTTAAAGCATCAATCATCGACTCCCACATTTTAATGCCAAAACTCTTGTCGGATGCTATTAAAAGTGTCGAGTTTATCAAAGGTGATGGTGGGGCCGGAAGCATTAAGCAAATTAACTTTGTCGGAG GTTTTGTGAAGCACGAAATAGATGAAGTGAATGAGAAGACATTCACATACAAGTATAGTTTGATTGAAGGTATGGGCATATCAGACAAGATTGAAAAGGTGTCTTATGATATTAAGTTTGAGGGATCACCTGATAATGGCACCATTGCGAAAATGACCACAACTATTTATACCCATGGTGATTTTGAGCTCAAGGAAGAAGAACTAAATGCAGGCAAAGAAAAGGTTTTAGGGATTTACAAGGTTGTGGAAGCTTACCTCCTCAAAAATCCTGATGCATATGTTTAA